GAGGGCACGCTGCTGAAGCCCAACATGGTCACTGCTGGACACTCCTGCACTAAGAAGTACACACCTCAGGAGGTTGCTATGGCTACAGTGACCGCTCTGAGGCGCACTGTGCCTGCTGCAGTGCCTGGTAAGTGGCGTAAGGTCAGCTTTCCCAGTAACATTTAGGAAAAGTACAGAGCAGTTTATTCAAGTGGCgtgctctttttctgtttctttccagGCATCTGCTTCCTGTCCGGAGGCCAGAGTGAAGAGGAGGCCTCCGTCAACCTGAACGCCATCAACCAGGTGCCCCTCCATCGCCCCTGGAAGCTGACCTTCTCTTACGGCCGTGCACTCCAGGCCTCCGCTCTTGCAACCTGGAAGGGCAAAGCTGAAAACAAGGCAGCCACACAGGAAGCTTTCTGCACCAGGGCCAAGGTGAGCCTCAGAGGGGGCGAATGGCTATTACTGATCCTCAGTAGGCACGATTATGAATTCAGTGTTATCAATTTGCTAAGGATCATTTTTTATCTTGCATTGCCTAACTTTACATTGTCTGGTAAATGATTGATTGTTTTTGTCTATTTAGTCTTGAGCTAATGTGGCACAAGTAACTTGGCAGATCATTAACGCTCCAATTTGACTTTGCTCGTCTTTTTCCCTCTGCTGCTCCCCTCAGATCAATGGCCTGGCTTCCAAAGGAGAGTACAAGCCCACCTGTGCAACTGACAAGGCCTCCATGCAGTCTCTGTACACTGCCAGCTACGTATATTAAATACTGTGAACActaaaccaagaaaaaaatgcacatggACCAAATAGAACTACAAGAAAATCTCCTGCTGGGTGTCCCTCCTCCCTGCACTACCAACACCAGGGGGAGACTTCTGTCAAAACGTTAAACTACTGTTTGTCTACTTAATGAAATCACCTGAAATAAAAGACTCAAATGTTTTGAATTTCTCTTAATGGGTTTTACCACCACCACTGGGGACTAAATTCCTTGCACATATAGTAAAGCAGCTATTCCTGTTTTTATCATAACTAAAGTAATTTTTGACACATCACCAGAGTTCATCCAAGTTTGCTTTACTCTTAATGCCAACCTCAACAGGTTTTAGCCTCTTCTTTGAAGAACACTGATACAGAATACAGATACATACACATTTTAAAGACCTGTAGTACTATTCACAGGCATCGTACTGACCTGTAACCAAAACTCAGACCTGACTGACTCAAGCAGTCACAATAAGCCATActgtgaaaagccttcagctagACATACAGTACTGAGTACAAAGTTTAGTGATAGTCTAAAATgaataagattaataataatgcagATATAATTagatgcaaaagtttgggcatcTCCGAAAAGATGACAGTCTTGTCTTTATCATACATAATACACATGGTTTCCAAGTTAATAAAGCTCTAGCAAGGAGGCAAATTGTCAGACATTAACAATAAAAAGGGAATTTCTAACAAATATCTGTttttataaaaactgtaatgctccattacaaaaagagaaaaagttcattttaaagtCTGATTTCTGCAGATTTTCCTGGAATTCCTCAAACTGTGCAAACATTTGTAATGTAGATGGTAGCAAATGTTTACAGCACAGTGCTTTAAAGGCTTCCAGAAAATGTCCATAACAtcacataaattaaaaatttttatggttggactcctttttttttttggttctttgcCAGTGTCATAAAACATCAACATTACCACCAGATACTGTCCTAGTTTTGGCACTTATAGCAAAGTTATGGCACTAACAAATGTTGAGTGGCTCCAATGTCACCCAAAGACAAGACATATGGCGTCTTGCTTGGGTCAAAACATTGAGTCAATGTGGTCCATAAGAGATACAGAGATGTGCAGCAGGGACACATTAGGGATGCTCGACAGATTAGTGTTTATGTTCCCATAAGTTCTAAATTAGCTTTCTCACAGAGATGACAGAAATTACTTTTGTTCCAAAAGAAGCATCACAAAAGAACAACTAACTATTTACATGTGATTATGCTGTCTTTGAAGGTTACTTGCAGTAAGAACAGTGTCACATATCGTAGAGGAATACTTGAAAAGGTTGACCTCAGTTTGATGTTGTTTCACTTCTTGGTAGTGGAATTTGCTGGAGGATGATCTGTAACGAACATGAAggtggaagaaaataaaatggtgaTTGACCAAAGCTGATAATTGCTACCCTTCAACCGATGTCTCTGTGACAAATTACATCTGCTTTTTGGAGTATTTTTGGTTATTTAGACcacattttaacagctttttttaaagcatgttttttttttttttttgtaataaacatGAGGTTTGTATGTAAGTAATAATAAACATGGTATTACCTGGGTTTGTGTGGACTTCAGTGCAAAACGTGCGACAGTAGTTAAGAAAATGAGAATCAGTGACACGCAAAAAGAGGATATGAACAAAATGGCCTCAATACCAAGCAGCTCGATCTGCAGTGACAGAAAGTGAGAAACTGAAAACGTGTGCTGTATGTCACACATTTAGTTAAAAACATATCTGCTGTAACTCACCCAGTTAAACCGAATTAAGAGGGGAATCCTGTAAAGCATAGAGATAATGATTCCAAAGATGGAAACCACATAGATGGCCAAACACACGGTCACCTGGGAAAGATGAGGTAATCAAAATGACCACTGAATTAGGAAAGAGGATATAaatagggttaaaaaaaaaatcacaaataggAAATAAAATCAGGACATACCATCTTCTTGGAAGGATGCAACTCAGTGTAGATGGACAGGATTCCACAGGCAAGAAACTAATGAACAcacaatcacaacaaacaatgtTGTCTGACATTAACACAAAGTGTTGTGACTTATTCAGTCTGATTCTATGGAAACTTGTTTCCACCACTCAGGGGAAGCCACCTATACatcaaaatttcagattattatCTTTGAGTGTTATTAGTTCAAGTATTATTTCAAGTCAcagtgcttaaaaaaatgtattaggCCACCACCCGATGTAAGGTTAATACCACAGCtgatttaaattaaaagcaTCCTCAATGACCAAAatccttttttatgtttctgtaatggtgaATCCACCACTATGttcaagctctttaatcaaaatgatatttttaatgctaaaatgtaattattgtcGTTATCcataaattttcaaatttactgtttaaaaaaagcagttttgacTTATCCAGCCATAAATCAAAATCTTGAGATAATAACCCAGAATTTTGGCTTATGaatggcattttatttatttattttttcagtgaggGAAACATGTTTCTATATTATTAAcgtaatgttaaaaataaataaataaagcagctgtttgattaagcattcacagtaatgctCCTCCATAGCTTAAAGCTGATTTTAATGTAACAAGTTAGTCAGAATATAAGACACGGATGGATTTTTACTAGTGATGACAATTTGACTGATATTATTTTCACCTTGTTAGTCTGTGTGAGCGCATCTTGCAGGTGGGTCTTCATGGCAAACACTTACGGTAACAGGAACTACTAGAAAAACTAGTTTGCTGCTGTTTATacatctgtctttctgtctgtggatAGATTTGGTTTACACCATAGCATTGTAACTGTGCCATGAAACTTCATTTTGAGATCAAATTTTTTCACTTAATTAATTTCCCATCTGATGCAACTTCACAGCTACtggcttccttttctttttacattgtgaatgtgtctgtctgtgtgccaTAATGGCAAAATGTGTTCCTGGTGTCACTGAGAAATATTGATGCTCTCATCTAACTCTGACTAAATATCTGGTTTCTCAAAATAAGAGGCATTGGAGCAGCTCTcaaatttcatttttaactgTTTCTACATAAAAGATGCAAAATATCACTGAAGATGTAACCAATTAAGCTCAATCCTTTTCAGTTCTCAGTATGTCACTGCTAGCTAGTAAAATGTTATGTACCAGAGCTCCCTGCCAAAAGGGAATGTATATTCCATTAGAGGATGCCGTATTTTGGCCGGCCAGTTGAAATCCCATTAACAGCTCAGCACAGCCAAAGATCAGAACGACAATCTGggaaggagaagaggaaggaTGGATATCAGCATCTACAGTTGCATCACAGTTTATAGCTGTACTTGTGTGTAACTCTGCTTATTTACTACTTGGCTTATGAGACGCTTTACCCCAAGACTTCTGGGCTCCTTTTGGACAAAGCGATGCAGAGGCTTGTTGGAGAGCAGCACATTGCTGTCTGTCCCCTGATCCCCATTTGTTCTCTCCTGTCTAGTTGTTGACTCAGTGCCCTCCATTTCCAGGAAACAATATAGAGTACTTGACTATGGGTGGAAAGAACAAGACTTTATAGAACCAGAtgctcacccccccaccccctcgcCCCCTCGacagcacacaaacatgagAGTCTACTAGTCAGATTGTTAGGGGGTAGAATAGCTGTGGTGTAGCAGAATTCATTTAAATGCCCGCTGCATGCAAGATTTTAAAAGCAGTCCGTAAAAAGGGACTCACCTCGTCTTTTTTTCATGCAGAAAAAGCAGAGTGAAAGATAACGGGAAGGGAATGCTGTGggtgaaaagaggaagtgtcGCAAtttgagatttctttttttttttcccactaaaGGGAGGAGCTAAAGACTGTTTGGAAGTTACAGACTGAGACTGTTCCTCAGCACAGTGTGTCCAAGTCACTCAGTTGAATAATTGAATTTGGCTTGTACATGGGCTCATAGAAAATGTACTTGATGGGTGCAAAAGAGCACTGCTTCAAAGCATGTAATTGGAGGCCTTGAATGGTTTGTTTGGTACGCTTATTGTAAGTGGAGAGACACTAATTTGCTTTGCTATGTTAGTAATTGTTTGTGTCCTCATGATTGTGTCAGGGTGCCATTAAATGCCAGCAGGTGTTTAATTTATGTGTGGGTGCATAATCCCCTGTTAGGAATAGCAGTGCCGCCCCTTTGGGTTGGTTCAGTTCTTCATGTCTTTTTGTAGTGTTGAGGTGACCATGGTTGGAGAATTTGCTCCAACCATGGTCACATTATTTGGTCACTTTATTTTTGCACAACTGGGTTTTGGTGGTTACGTGCCCACACACCACTGGTACTGCGAGAAGACTAGGTTGAGTTTGTGTCAGGCAAGACTTCATAAGTAGGTCATATATTAGAGATACTGGTGAGATGGTCACTTGTTGAAATTGTATTGGTTAGTTACAGGCTGCCAACAGGTCATCTAGACTGCCTTGTGATTAGTAGCAAATGTTGTATAATGGCATGTTACTTTCCAGCTTCatctcattttccattttaatttcattttttttggcaaaaaggTTTCTGAGGGTGTGGTGACATGGTCAAAACAGTGATGGGTGGCAAGTATCAGATTAGTCTTGTCATTGTTAATAGTTCATTGATTGAAACCAGGTGATTTATGGGTTTCCAGCTGGCAAAAAGTCAACAgctatgtttgtgtttttaatgtgtggtAGAGCCTATTATGCTTAATTTGAGATTGGACTGGTGTTACGACCCCATTCTTATGgaaggggtttgtgtgtgtgtgtgtgtgtgtgtgtgtgtgtgtgtgtgtgtgtgtgtgtgtgtgtgtgtgtgtgtgtgagaccctTTGCCTTGGCCAGCACCTGCTTTTCCCCTGTTTGTCCTTCAGTATTGTTGTGCAAGTTTCTGGTAAGTGGAGTTAATCAGATATAACTGGGCAACTGGCCAACCTTCATGGAGCATTGAAGAGCTTGCAGTCTGTCTTTGCTTGTTTTCTAGACATGCAGCATCATGTTATTTGTTTGACTGACTTTGACTTAGTTATTTTAGGTTTTACACTACATAATACCACACATTTAACATTCAAACACTCATCCTGCTGACACAGAGTGAGCACTAACTAAtaccttattatttttttggttaACAAATTGGTAAATTTTGGTCAAAGCTGTGTCTCTCCTGTTATTTGTCATGGCTCAGGAGCTGGAGAGTTACAAATTTGCACCTTTTGTGCTGCTCTTATTGGTCATCCATATCACAGATGAACATCCCAAAACTTTTCACAATTAATGTAATAACTGTTTCTCGCTAAAACGAAACAGAAAATATTCTAAAGAAAGCAGCAGCCATGTTTCTTGTAACTCAAAACTGTATGTATGACAACATAGTAATCTCAGATCATGCACTGTGCTGTCTTATCTACAGTGATGAGAATCTAACCAGGGACCCCCCCTAGATACAGATTTCAACACAAATGGCTGCAGGATGAGGATTGTGTCAAATATATTGGTTTACAGATTGACGAGTTCTTTCAGTTAAATAGGAATCAAACAACAGCCTGCATTAGATGGGATGCCTTCAAAGCATTTCTTAGAGGACACATTATTAGCTACACAGGCAACAAATCCAAGACCGCCAAGATTAATAGGCtgcatctggaaaaaaaaataaagatcacTCAGGAGAGGGTTTTCCAAACAAATGATAcagagttgaaaaaaaaaactgctgctctTAAGAGCAGAATACGATAAACACTCCAGTTTCAGAGCTGCATCCAGTCTCTTATGACTAAAACAATCATTTTATGAACAGGGGGATAAACCTGGAAAACTTTTAGCCTGGCAAATCAAACAGCTTGAAACAACATCAGTTACATCAATTGTAACACAGGATAAAACTTGGGATATTAAATATGCTTTTAAAGACTACTATCAGAAATTATATGACACCCAAGGAAACTTAGACCAAATGGAATTAGATAAGTTTTTGTATGGGCTAAATATCTCAGTTATCTCAGATGATAGTTGGGTTGATTTAAATTTAGGAATAAATAAAGAGGAAATAGCACAGGCTACTGATGAAATGAGCTCTGGTAAGCAAGCAGGACCTGATCGTATCCCCATCGACCTTGATAAAAAATTTAAGGATAAATTACTGTCACCTCTTTTAGATATGCTTATTGGGTCAGTCAAAAAAGGCATTCTGCCTCCCTCCATGAATCAGGCTCTAATTATTTTGCTACCAAAGCCCAGTAAACCCCCTAATAAGTGTGAAAACCTGAGACCTATTAGTTTACTCAATTCCAATCTcaaaatcatctgtaaactaATTGAAAAACGGTTGCAAAAAATACTGCCAGATAAATTAAATATGGATCAGAATGGGTTTATCATTGGGAGGCAAGGATACCACAATATTAGAAGGGTTCTGAATATTATTTGGTCCAAAAAGAATGCAGCTCTCCTTTCACTGGATGCAGAAAAGGCTTTTGATACGGTCGAATGGCCTTATCTTTTCAATATTCTGGACAGGTTGGGTTGTggaagcatccatccatccatccattttcttccgcttatccggggccgggtcgcgggggcagaagcctaagcagagaagcccaagcttccctctccccagccacctcctccagctcatccggagggaccccaaggcgttcccaggccagccgagatacataatctctccagcgtgtcctgggtctaccacggggcctcttcccggtgggacatgcccggaacacctcacccaggaggcggccaggaggcatcctaatcagatgcccgagccacctcaactggctcctttcgatgtggaggagcagcggctctactctgagcccctcccggatggccgcactcctcaccttatctctaagggagaggccagccacccttcgaaggaaactcatttctgccgcttgtattcgcgatcttattctttcggtcactacccaaagctcgtgaccataggtgagggtaggaacgtagatcgaccggtaaatcgagagcttcgcttttacgctaagctccctcttcaccacgacggaccggtgcagcgtccgcatcactgcagaagcagccccgatccgcctgtcgatctcccgttcccttcgcccatcactcgtgaacaagaccccgagatacttaaactcctccacttgaggcaagaactcgttcctgagccggagatggcactccacccttttccggctgaggaccatggcctcagacttagaggtgctgattctcatgccagccgcttcacactcggctgcgaaccgttccactgcgagctggaggcccccccctgatgaagccaacagaaccgcatcatctgcaaaaagcagagatgagactctgaggccaccaaggaagaagccttccgccacctggctacgcctagaaattctgtccataaaaattatgaacagaatcggtgacaaagggcagccctgacggagtccaacacccacaggaaacaaatccgacttattaccggctatacggaccaagctctcactgtggttgtacaaggactgaatggcccgcaacaatgggccagacaccccatactcccgcagaacctcccaaagaacaccccgaggaacacggtcgaatgccttctccaagtccacaaagcacatgtagactggttgggtaaactcccacgcacactcgaatatccttgagaggataaagagctggtccagcgttccacgaccaggacgaaaaccgcattgttcctcctgaatccgaggttcgactaacggacgcaccctcctttccagcaccctggcatagaccttaccggggaggctgaggagtgtgatcccccgaaagttggagcacaccctccggtctcccttcttaaagatggggaccaccaccccggtctgccaatccaatggcactgccccagatctccacgcgatgttgcagaggcgtgtcaaccaagacagccctacaacatccagagccttcaggaactcagggcgaatctcgtccaccccaggggctctgccaccaaggagttgtttaactacctcagtgacctcacccccagtgatggtcaagtcatccccctcatccccagactctgcttccactacagaaggtgtgtcagtgggattcagaaggtcctcgaagtattccttccaccgtccgactatagcctcagttgaagtcagcagcgccccccccgcactataaacagtgtgagtgaagcactgctttcccctcctgagtcgcctgacggtttgccagaatcgcttcgatgccgtccgaaagtctttttccatagcctcaccgaactcctcccacacccgagtttttgctttggccactacccgagctgcattccgcttggcctgtcgatacctgtcagctgcctccggagtcccacaggctaaccaagcccgataggactctttcttcagcttgatggctcccttcacctccggtgaccaccatctggttcgggggttaccaccacgacaggcaccaaccaccttgcagccacagctctgagcagcagcctcaacaatggaggtgcggaacatggtccattcggactcaatgtcctcagcctccctcggaatgctgtcgaagttctgccggaggtgggagttgaagatctcccggactggggcttctgccaggcgttcccagcgcaccctcacaatacgtttaggtgtgccaggtctgtccagcatcttcccccgccacctgatccaactcaccaccaggtggtgatcagttgacagctcagctcctctcttcacccgagtgtccagaacatacggccgcagatctgatgatacgattacaaaatcgatcatcgacctgcgacctagggtgtcctggtgccatgtgcacttatggacatccttgtgttcgaacacggtgtttgttatggacaaactgtggtttgcacagaagtccaataacaaaacaccattcgggttcagatcgggcaggccgttcctcccaatcacgcccctccaggtctcactgtcattgcccacgtgagcgttgaagtctcccagcaagactatggagtaaccagatggagcactctccagcaccccacccagcaactccaaaaagggtgggtaccctgaactgtcattcggcgtataagcgcaaacaacagtcaggacccgttccccagcccgaaggcgcagggaaactaccctctcgtccaccggtgaaaactccgacgtacaggcagcaagccggggggatacaagaatacccaccccagctcgccgcctctcaccgagggcaactccagactggaacagagtccagcccttctccaggagactggttccagagcccaggccatgcgttgaggtgagcccaactatgtctagctggtatctctcaacctcacgcactagctcaggctccttccccaccagagaggtgacattccatgtcccaacagccagtttcgatagccggggatcggtccgccagggcctccgccctcggccaccgcccgacacacattgcacccgacccctacgacacctcctgcgggtggtgggcctgcaggagggcgggcccatgtaacctcttcgggctgcgcccggccaagcaccacgggctaatgcctggccaccagacgctctccctcgagctccctccccaggcctggctccagggtggggccccggtaaccctatcccgggcagggtaaactgttcccttgttttttcactcataagggtcttctgaaccgctctttgtctggaccctcacccaggaccagtttgccatgggagaccctgccagggggacaagcccccagacaacatagctcctgggatcactgggacacacaaacccctccaccacgataaggtggcgattcacggaggagggTTGTGGAAGCAACTTTATTAAATGGGTAAAAATATTAGAATAGAAATGCATGCTCACCTGAGTGAGTTATTATATAATAATCcaattattatataataatcCAACAGCAGAAATTGtaacaaacaaaatactttCAAAGCCAATTAAAATCAAAAAGGGCTGTCCTCAGGGATGTCCACTCTCTCCCTGAACACAAAGTCATTTTGTTCTTGTCAGATCTTGTCAAGAAGTCGGTTCCAGCAGTAATGAAAGTGATCCATGAATTTGGGAAAGTCTCAGGCTATAAAGTAAATAATGCTAAATCTTCTATTTTGCTATTAAATATAGATAAAGGACTAATCCCATCAGGGAGATTATGCAATTTAAAGTAGTGAAAAATTTTGACTATTTAGGTGTTCAGATTTTCCCAGAACTGTAACAGGTTGTCAAATCCAACTACGAACACCTAATGAAAACAATAACTGCTTCAATTAATAATTGAACAACCCTGACTATATCCATAATGGGAAGAACTAATGTCCTGAAAATGAGTATACTACCAAAGTTACTATACCTCTTTCAAAGTATTCCCTTACCACCTCCTCTTGAACTATTTATCTGGcttataaaaaaacattttgggcTTTATGTGGAATAATGGAAAGCCTAGGCTACGCCTCTCCCTACTTTATCTACCATTCAACAGAGGGGGGTTAAAGTGCCCCAACTTCAAATTATACTACTGGGCCACACAATTAATGACTATCATGCTTTATTTTGCAGACAAAGAT
The sequence above is a segment of the Archocentrus centrarchus isolate MPI-CPG fArcCen1 chromosome 10, fArcCen1, whole genome shotgun sequence genome. Coding sequences within it:
- the LOC115786525 gene encoding membrane-spanning 4-domains subfamily A member 4D-like isoform X1 — encoded protein: MEGTESTTRQERTNGDQGTDSNVLLSNKPLHRFVQKEPRSLGIVVLIFGCAELLMGFQLAGQNTASSNGIYIPFWQGALFLACGILSIYTELHPSKKMVTVCLAIYVVSIFGIIISMLYRIPLLIRFNWIELLGIEAILFISSFCVSLILIFLTTVARFALKSTQTQIILQQIPLPRSETTSN
- the LOC115786525 gene encoding membrane-spanning 4-domains subfamily A member 4D-like isoform X2 gives rise to the protein MEGTESTTRQERTNGDQGTDSNVLLSNKPLHRFVQKEPRSLGIVVLIFGCAELLMGFQLAGQNTASSNGIYIPFWQGALFLACGILSIYTELHPSKKMVTVCLAIYVVSIFGIIISMLYRIPLLIRFNWSTQTQIILQQIPLPRSETTSN